Proteins from one Nicotiana tabacum cultivar K326 chromosome 23, ASM71507v2, whole genome shotgun sequence genomic window:
- the LOC142177389 gene encoding protein neprosin-like — protein sequence MPHLSFDEQMKLVLTRTLHNSDISPANKLSSIWLKKKGCPFGTVPIRRVTKDDLIRHRHIPPPETIVEAQLTDRAIAQIPNNPNNKFAGAGMTANIYNPHVEGHQHSACRLKIFKGSDVLQVGWRVDPTLYNDTNTRLYIHTQAGNMHCFNTLCSGFVLVNTELPVDMVFDEISHRGAKVVVEITMFIERDPVNGIWWLLIGENYDEVGFWPQRIFIDLASFATHVEFGGVVYIPPGGPKPPMGSSCFPIADPRYDAYCRRLNVLYDNSHETVHVDTTTARAEDPNLYEVRDVPHWRHGKFQHFIFYGGRGDIDTWC from the exons ATGCCGCATTTAAGTTTTGATGAACAGATGAAACTTGTTTTAACTAGGACACTGCATAATTCAGATATCTCACCAGCTAATAAGTTATCGAGCATATGGTTAAAGAAAAAAGGTTGTCCTTTTGGAACAGTTCCTATTAGAAGAGTTACTAAAGATGACCTTATTAGACACAGACATATTCCGCCGCCAGAAACTATCGTTGAAGCTCAATTGACTGAT CGTGCAATAGCTCAAATTCcaaataatccaaataataaGTTTGCCGGAGCTGGAATGACGGccaatatatataatcctcatgTTGAAGGTCATCAACACAGTGCATGTCGACTGAAAATCTTCAAAGGATCAGACGTTTTACAAGTTGGTTGGAGA GTGGATCCAACACTATATAACGATACTAATACTAGACTTTATATACATACGCAG GCTGGTAATATGCATTGCTTCAATACACTATGTTCTGGATTTGTCCTCGTAAATACTGAGTTACCTGTTGATATGGTATTTGATGAGATTTCACATCGTGGAGCTAAAGTCGTAGTGGAGATCACAATGTTCATCGAACGG GATCCAGTCAATGGAATCTGGTGGCTTTTGATTGGTGAAAACTACGACGAAGTTGGTTTTTGGCCTCAAAGAATTTTTATTGACTTGGCGAGCTTTGCTACTCATGTTGAGTTTGGAGGAGTCGTATATATTCCACCAGGTGGGCCTAAACCTCCGATGGGTTCTAGTTGTTTTCCTATTGCAGATCCTAGGTATGATGCTTATTGTAGGAGACTTAACGTTTTATACGATAACAGTCATGAGACGGTACATGTAGACACAACGACTGCACGAGCTGAGGATCCTAATTTATATGAGGTTAGGGATGTACCGCATTGGAGACATGGAAAGTTTCAACATTTTATATTTTATGGAGGACGTGGTGATATCGACACATGGTGTTAA